A portion of the Apium graveolens cultivar Ventura unplaced genomic scaffold, ASM990537v1 ctg8579, whole genome shotgun sequence genome contains these proteins:
- the LOC141705130 gene encoding histidine kinase CKI1-like: MAMQEDFVTLQDVANRSNCHATTSALPGSGAVLVPSSLMFNYWHSRGKSIEQDVRLFSQNLQQEILYGVGVKADLFSPLQSSANNLARILSSRVNATQLPIPVIEFEVAPLLFQAFSTIPYVSQVSFIGKDGLLFSYYNGANQQPVAVYTNTSLFPVDKEMALENYNLTCYSQPVNRENGELFGIVTLHPCTSLVPSILVALDSANGNSSVGHSWIDSQDILFFNTALMDGRGAVSMGFETKGIVQSLSGNIRNDGSLFLATKDGQVLNKANIQNTRIVIDSNNSVAFVLSNQSGDKLEGHIVGNLTCQENDGTLQPKTITASGTKYDAYCSQVEILGVDTVFVLAMPLEGPERSLHKHFSISYQYLFATIGLIFVLTVLFVVIVVVALKRVIQLGVALRKQKDATAQVERKCIQKSTNYASASHDVRGSLAGIAGLIEIALIQVDRGSDLEANIMRMKTCSDDLLAILNNILDRSKLEAGKVPLDEEEFEVSKLIEDVTDLFHAVGIKKGVDVVLDLSDGSVNKFDHVKGDRKKLRQVLSNLLSNAVKFTSEGYVSVRAYARKPRSSSSRLNSTRKGPWSWLLWILGIEACTDYGTTVNSFQKNENCVEFIFEVDDTGVGIPKDKQETVFDNYAQIKETSAGKEGTGLGLGIVQSLDQRISSGRDQSDDIESVGGRMSSGESYSARSLNLIISPNTEGSQVVIFIKNEERRKVCKKFYERQGLKVLVTRNIEELSTTLKKIRNKGVLSSSRSSKRSDALLQAITVPRNSSTRSKEVPLSSLDGTDQEIPPTHRRSTTRGSVVPSFILIVIDTDGAPFRELSRVVAEFRKNIATGFNSVVWLDRPGSNNIQLQGLSEDKLPASDIIISQPFHGSRLYQVLKLLPEFGGEMPEATPASIHSETLTISSETTTAVNEASTSVSQTRPVASSSLEIKEADKPLSGKKVLLVEDEPLLQKIATTILSMLGAITEVCANGQEAVLTVCEALNGQRASHVLPYDCIFMDCEMPVMNGIEATRRIREEEAKFKVHIPIFAVSAHTDGEEIRLMKDAGVDYNLSKPLNVARIEEVTKLFLDN, translated from the exons ATGGCAATGCAGGAAGATTTTGTTACTCTGCAAGATGTTGCTAATCGATCTAATTGTCATGCGACCACTAGTGCTCTTCCTGGTTCTG GGGCAGTACTGGTGCCTTCAAGTTTGATGTTTAACTACTGGCACAGTAGAGGTAAGAGTATAGAACAAGATGTGAGGCTGTTTTCGCAAAACCTTCAACAGGAAATACTTTATGGGGTTGGAGTGAAGGCGGATTTGTTTTCACCACTGCAATCATCAGCAAACAACCTGGCAAGAATCCTAAGTTCCCGTGTGAATGCAACACAACTACCGATTCCCGTCATTGAATTTGAG GTGGCTCCTCTGTTATTTCAAGCATTCTCAACGATTCCATATGTGTCTCAAGTATCATTCATTGGAAAAGATGGTTTGTTATTTTCATATTACAATGGAGCCAATCAGCAACCTGTTGCAGTTTATACAAACACCTCATTATTTCCGGTGGACAAGGAAATGGCTTTAGAAAATTATAACCTCACTTGCTATTCTCAGCCTGTGAATCGCGAAAACGGGGAATTATTTGGAATTGTTACTTTGCATCCGTGTACATCGCTTGTTCCATCAATCCTAGTGGCCCTGGATAGTGCAAATGGAAATTCTTCAGTAGGACATTCGTGGATTGATAGCCAAGATATTTTGTTCTTTAACACCGCTCTTATGGATGGGAGAGGAGCAGTATCTATGGGGTTTGAAACAAAGGGGATAGTGCAATCCTTAAGTGGAAACATCAGAAATGATGGGAGCTTGTTTTTGGCTACGAAGGATGGGCAAGTACTTAACAAAGCAAACATTCAGAACACTAGAATTGTTATTGACAGTAACAATTCTGTTGCATTTGTGTTGTCAAATCAAAGCGGTGATAAATTAGAGGGCCATATTGTTGGCAATCTTACATGCCAAGAAAACGATGGCACACTACAACCTAAGACTATCACCGCTTCTGGAACAAAGTATGATGCATATTGTTCTCAAGTTGAAATCCTTGGGGTAGATACG GTTTTCGTATTGGCTATGCCACTTGAGGGACCAGAGAGATCCCTGCACAAACACTTCAGTATATCGTACCAGTATCTTTTTGCGACGATCGGCCTAATATTCGTTCTAACTGTTCTTTTTGTTGTCATAGTTGTTGTAGCATTAAAAAGAGTGATACAGTTGGGTGTTGCATTAAGGAAACAAAAGGATGCAACAGCTCAAGTAGAAAGGAAATGTATCCAGAAGAGTACAAACTACGCAAGTGCAAGCCATGATGTCCGTGGCTCTCTAGCAGGGATTGCCGGTCTAATAGAAATAGCCCTGATTCAAGTTGATCGTGGATCTGATTTGGAGGCAAATATAATGCGCATGAAAACTTGTTCCGACGATCTTTTAG CTATTCTGAACAACATACTGGACAGAAGTAAGCTAGAAGCCGGAAAAGTCCCCCTTGACGAAGAAGAATTTGAAGTGTCGAAGTTAATTGAGGATGTCACTGACTTGTTTCATGCTGTTGGGATCAAGAAAGGCGTTGATGTTGTGTTGGATCTCAGTGATGGTTCTGTCAACAAGTTTGATCACGTTAAAGGTGATCGTAAAAAGCTGAGACAGGTACTATCAAATTTACTAAGTAATGCTGTAAAATTTACCTCGGAAGGGTATGTTTCGGTAAGAGCATATGCTAGAAAACCAAGAAGTTCTAGTTCAAGACTCAATTCAACTAGGAAAGGTCCCTGGTCATGGTTATTATGGATTCTAGGGATTGAAGCCTGTACCGATTATGGAACAACTGTGAACAGTTTTCAAAAGAATGAAAATTGCGTGGAGTTTATCTTTGAGGTCGATGATACAGGAGTCGGCATTCCCAAAGATAAACAAGAAACTGTTTTTGATAATTACGCCCAAATCAAGGAGACATCAGCTGGAAAAGAGGGCACGGGCCTCGGACTTGGTATCGTTCAATCTTTG GACCAGAGGATTAGCAGTGGAAGAGATCAATCTGACGATATTGAAAGTGTCGGTGGTCGCATGTCATCTGGTGAATCCTATTCAGCTCGAAGTCTGAACTTAATTATCAGCCCAAACACTGAAGGATCCCAAGTTGTGATCTTCATTAAAAATGAAGAAAGGCGGAAAGTTTGTAAGAAATTCTACGAAAGACAAGGACTCAAAGTGTTGGTCACGAGGAACATTGAAGAACTTTCGACTACTTTAAAGAAAATCAGGAACAAGGGAGTTCTTTCTTCAAGCCGTTCTTCCAAGAGGTCtgatgcacttcttcaagctataACTGTACCTCGCAATTCAAGTACAAGATCCAAAGAAGTGCCGTTGAGTTCTCTAGATGGAACTGATCAGGAGATTCCCCCCACGCATAGAAGGTCAACCACGAGAGGAAGTGTTGTTCCAAGCTTTATACTGATTGTGATTGATACGGATGGTGCACCATTCCGTGAGCTTAGCAGAGTTGTAGCAGAATTCAGGAAAAACATTGCTACAGGTTTTAACAGTGTCGTCTGGCTAGATAGACCTGGATCTAATAATATTCAGCTACAAGGCCTCAGTGAAGACAAACTTCCTGCAAGCGATATCATCATCTCCCAGCCTTTCCACGGATCACGTCTGTATCAAGTACTAAAGCTTCTTCCCGAGTTTGGGGGAGAGATGCCAGAGGCCACCCCAGCATCGATACATAGCGAGACACTAACCATCAGCTCGGAAACAACTACTGCCGTCAATGAAGCTAGTACTTCTGTATCTCAGACAAGGCCAGTTGCATCATCTTCTTTAGAAATTAAAGAAGCTGATAAACCATTGAGTGGGAAGAAAGTGCTGCTTGTAGAGGATGAGCCACTGCTTCAAAAAATTGCTACTACCATTCTTTCTATGCTTGGGGCAATTACTGAAGTATGCGCTAATGGGCAAGAGGCTGTGCTGACTGTCTGCGAAGCCCTTAATGGTCAAAGGGCATCTCATGTTTTGCCTTACGATTGCATTTTCATGGACTGCGAG ATGCCAGTCATGAATGGAATCGAAGCAACCAGGCGCATCAGAGAAGAAGAGGCTAAATTCAAAGTGCACATACCCATTTTTGCTGTGAGTGCACACACAGATGGTGAAGAGATACGGCTAATGAAAGATGCGGGAGTGGATTACAACTTGTCCAAACCCTTGAATGTCGCAAGGATTGAAGAAGTTACCAAACTTTTTCTCGACAACTAA